A genomic region of Apteryx mantelli isolate bAptMan1 chromosome 12, bAptMan1.hap1, whole genome shotgun sequence contains the following coding sequences:
- the HRH1 gene encoding histamine H1 receptor — MSENTTKNSADPHSAPLGLFLGSISLITIVMNILVLCAVKTEKKLQTVGNLYIVSLSIADLIVGAAVMPLNIVYLVNHTWILGLPACLFWLSMDYVASTASIFSLFILCIDRYRSVQQPLKYLKYRTKMRASLMILGAWLLSFMWVIPILGWHVFATNGERTMKENKCETEFSEVTWFKLLTAIINFYMPSIIMLWLYFKIFRTVRKHCQHRELIDGSFRSFSENKSIHHSKTKDEQKTCPQKQILDENTLPKDQHNSPQLKNMEAKLHLGNTNKSSKAFVSKSNNKVLKWSCFPLTTAQSKPGLDKAGKKYACVTEGNQNEEEPCSQDSDLSNASIDENSAEEVSCRKDSNPNPEGACSPQGKTEDKDFTGLTYLKKTWRRLHSHSKRHIQELHVNRERKAARQLGVIMAAFILCWIPYFILYMVIAFRSREQFSKLHMFTIWLGYVNSTLNPFLYPLCNENFKKTFKKILHIH; from the coding sequence ATGTCAGAAAACACAACCAAGAACTCAGCTGACCCTCACTCAGCTCCTCTAGGTTTGTTCCTGGGTAGCATTTCACTGATCACTATTGTCATGAATATATTAGTACTATGTGCtgtgaaaactgaaaagaagctGCAAACAGTAGGCAACCTATACATTGTCAGCCTCTCTATTGCAGATCTTATAGTTGGTGCAGCTGTTATGCCACTGAATATTGTTTATCTTGTAAATCACACGTGGATTCTGGGCCTACCAGCCTGTTTGTTCTGGCTGTCAATGGACTATGTGGCCAGTACTGCATCCATCTTCAGCCTCTTCATATTGTGCATAGACCGTTATCGTTCAGTTCAGCAACCACTGAAATATCTCAAGTATAGAACAAAAATGAGAGCATCGCTAATGATTTTGGGGGCTTGGTTGCTGTCTTTCATGTGGGTCATCCCAATTCTAGGCTGGCATGTTTTTGCTACTAATGGGGAAAGGACAATGAAGGAAAACAAGTGTGAAACTGAATTCTCTGAAGTCACCTGGTTTAAATTGTTGACAGCCATCATCAATTTCTACATGCCTTCTATCATCATGCTATGgctttactttaaaatattcaggACTGTCCGAAAACATTGTCAACACCGAGAGCTCATCGATGGATCATTTCGGTCTTtctcagaaaataaaagcatacaTCATAGTAAGACAAAGGATGAGCAAAAGACTTGCCCCCAAAAGCAAATCTTAGATGAGAACACCCTTCCCAAAGACCAACACAACTCCCCTCAGTTGAAAAATATGGAGGCAAAGCTTCATTTAGGCAATACCAACAAGTCTTCAAAGGCTTTTGTTAGCAAGAGTAACAACAAAGTTTTGAAATGGAGCTGTTTCCCTCTCACCACTGCCCAGTCTAAGCCAGGCCTGgataaagcaggaaagaagtatGCGTGTGTTACAGAGGGGAATCAGAATGAAGAGGAGCCATGCTCACAGGACAGTGACTTAAGCAATGCATCAATCGACGAGAATTCTGCAGAGGAAGTTTCCTGTAGAAAGGACTCTAATCCTAACCCTGAAGGAGCCTGCAGCCCTCAGGGAAAGACTGAGGACAAGGATTTCACAGGACTTACTTACCTGAAGAAAACATGGCGAAGACTGCATAGCCATTCCAAAAGGCACATTCAAGAACTGCATGTGAACAGGGAGAGGAAAGCAGCTAGGCAGTTAGGGGTCATAATGGCAGCCTTTATTTTGTGTTGGATTCcctattttatattatatatggtAATAGCTTTCCGTAGTCGTGAACAATTTTCCAAATTACACATGTTCACTATATGGCTTGGCTATGTGAACTCCACTTTAAATCCATTCCTCTATCCTCTTTGTAATGAGAATTTCAAGAAGACATTCAAAAAGATCCTTCACATTCACTGA